A single genomic interval of Penaeus vannamei isolate JL-2024 chromosome 33, ASM4276789v1, whole genome shotgun sequence harbors:
- the LOC113830140 gene encoding eukaryotic translation initiation factor 2-alpha kinase isoform X2, whose amino-acid sequence MTPWRRCIIRLLLAVLFLLFALLLNDVAAELELKSDHKFILDLSHELEDELSESERVSEEEDLEVFQQVPRQSESAIPSKWSSVESVDEVEGDLIVEDDPGNESEFINSENYEDLYGGPEYNELPHCQNDGPDEERPRPAVVVSTLDGRVTSLDALTGAVMWSRQTGGKNNDMLSSSMSKLEVTSRGEWVRLIPSLDGGIYRFDGDGVEALPVTAETLLHSSFKFNTDTVFTGGKSTEVWGMSANTGHLLYVCNTSGCNRQQTASKPIHVLVVRRVTQIVRAIDPQSGEERWNFSVGQHEVNLAGGGCEGMNRGEEEEELPALHFVVPDGIIMGMDEEGHLLWQQKLASPVVSAWRIQGSEIQQIDLFSTSSVPALCPESGQPYGENVEYDQDGDQQQPALYVGVHQKQLYIQQSVNMRKRVNSAIRIYASDLPIPETSFPRVQWRPYLATALSRTPIVNYNRRKHPLLLNYDQKEENTAVAIAHQIDYPFDNGYYLYGESEGQLNLSRPLEAPAGMPEDEDETLMDEVAAQILHICFHIGPETWVKLVCGVACYALLHFLLLRYILVSMRRQVTQQTLNLVTQMLNLIIQNNPHILGLIHRMGVQLPQVAAPPVPPAPAPAPTEVPILTSNPTVESALPEKSEPQTPQFTSRYATDFEPMHCLGRGGFGVVFQVRNKLDENEYAVKRITLPAKESSAERVKREVRALAKLNHTNIVRYYNSWLESPPPGWQDESLTLLQSGSEALSMSPFSHGAEETRDKCQEESFAHLDAKEALSNSISDVVNKLAPKPYESYSRVEDLEGRSVSFSGYEEDSEEESEEEEESEGLQESTDKSSSWWQNDSKTGDIQDTQNDFAAEDSFEIVFEKPKAKPSERNDGCTSNKSDSEDASMQIRNNASELEDSLNQSIVFEDSGCDNENSLSVHSTLFDDKSSSQERSSQSKGKESHKIHKKLQKRKRLQSHPVGSDTKETSERPRTLSLRTSMEKLTSHPKEEAGVLRSRTFLYIQMELCQRESLKDWLLQNEIRNKKTICDMFNDIVKAVEYVHDNQLMHRDLKPSNIFFSLDGKIKIGDFGLVTTIAEDLRTPGVVQPGYMDRLPDSHHTHRVGTQLYMSPEQVMGQVYDYKVDIYSLGLIFFEMLVPFSTGMERLTVMTRVRDGTFPDGFIESYPDETELLKLMLSANPDMRPTTRGIRARNPLRPLQGISVDDIQPEDHFHLSRQRSLVHSQSSSYSIASSTSSGR is encoded by the exons ATGACTCCATGGCGACGTTGCATCATAAGACTCTTGCTGGCCGTGTTGTTCCTTCTGTTTGCGCTGTTGTTGAACGATGTCGCAGCAGAGCTCGAGCTGAAGAGCGATCACAAGTTCATCCTCGATCTCAGTCATGAACTCGAGGACGAGCTCTCGGAAAGCGAGAGGGTCTCCGAGGAAGAGGACCTGGAGGTCTTCCAGCAGGTGCCAAGGCAGAGTGAGAGTGCAATCCCGTCCAAGTGGTCGAGTGTGGAGAGTGTTGATGAGGTCGAGGGTGACCTTATAGTGGAGGATGACCCTGGTAATGAGTCAGAATTTATTAACTCAGAAAATTATGAGGATTTGTACGGAGGACCGGAATACAACGAACTCCCACATTGTCAGAATGATGGGCCCGACGAGGAGAGACCAAG aCCTGCGGTTGTTGTGAGCACCCTTGATGGTCGAGTAACCAGTTTAGATGCTTTGACAGGAGCAGTTATGTGGTCACGCCAGACAGgtggcaaaaataatgatatgctCTCTTCATCTATGTCAAAG TTGGAGGTGACTTCTCGTGGTGAGTGGGTGCGACTTATCCCCTCGCTGGATGGAGGAATTTACCGCTTTGATGGAGACGGGGTGGAGGCGCTTCCTGTCACAGCTGAGACCCTCCTGCACTCATCTTTCAAGTTCAACACTGATACAGTTTTCACAG GAGGAAAGTCAACTGAAGTCTGGGGAATGTCAGCAAACACTGGACACTTGTTATACGTATGTAATACTAGCGGATGTAATCGACAACAAACAGCATCAAAGCCTATACACGTGTTGGTTGTACGGCGAGTAACGCAGATTGTCAGGGCCATTGATCCACAGtctggagaggagag GTGGAACTTCAGTGTCGGTCAGCATGAGGTGAATCTTGCTGGTGGAGGCTGTGAGGGGATgaacagaggagaagaggaggaggagctccCAGCCCTTCATTTTGTTGTACCTGACGGCATCATAATGGGCATGGATGAAGAAGGGCATCTTCTGTGGCAGCAGAAG CTGGCATCACCTGTGGTCAGTGCATGGAGGATTCAAGGAAGTGAGATTCAGCAAATTGACTTGTTTAGCACAAGCAGTGTACCAGCTTTGTGTCCAGAATCAGGACAACCATATGGAGAAAATGTAGAG TATGACCAGGATGGGGATCAGCAACAACCTGCCTTGTACGTAGGGGTTCATCAGAAACAGCTGTATATACAACAGAGTGTCAACATGAGGAAGAGGGTCAACTCTGCAATCAGGATTTATGCATCTGATTTACCTATTCCAG AGACATCATTCCCACGTGTTCAGTGGCGCCCTTACTTGGCAACAGCACTATCTCGTACCCCAATCGTTAATTATAACAGGCGGAAGCACCCACTGCTCCTCAACTATGACCAGAAAGAGGAGAATACTGCAGTTGCAATTGCACACCAAATAGACTATCCATTTG ATAATGGCTATTACCTCTATGGTGAAAGTGAGGGTCAGCTTAATCTGAGTCGGCCCTTAGAGGCTCCCGCAGGTATGccagaggatgaagatgaaaccCTTATGGATGAAGTGGCTGCGCAGATTCTTCATATATGTTTCCACATTGG GCCAGAAACTTGGGTGAAATTGGTTTGTGGTGTTGCTTGCTATGCCTTGCTTCACTTTCTTCTGTTGCGGTACATTCTAGTCAGCATGAGACGTCAAGTGACACAACAAACCCTCAATCTGGTTACGCAGATGCTGAATCTCATCATTCAGAATAATCCACAT ATCCTGGGATTAATTCACCGAATGGGAGTGCAGCTGCCACAGGTTGCTGCACCACCTGTGCCTCCTGCTCCAGCTCCAGCTCCTACTGAGGTTCCCATCTTGACAAGTAATCCTACAGTGGAATCAGCCTTGCCAGAGAAGAGTGAACCCCAGACACCCCAGTTTACCTCGAG GTATGCAACAGACTTTGAGCCCATGCACTGCCTGGGACGTGGCGGCTTTGGTGTAGTGTTTCAGGTCCGGAACAAGCTTGACGAGAATGAATATGCGGTGAAGAGGATAACATTACCAGCAAA GGAATCATCGGCAGAGAGAGTAAAGCGTGAAGTCCGTGCACTTGCCAAGTTAAACCACACCAATATTGTGCGTTATTACAACAGCTGGTTAGAATCGCCTCCTCCTGGTTGGCAAGATgagtctcttactctcttacagAGTGG ATCTGAAGCATTGTCCATGTCCCCTTTCTCTCATGGGGCAGAAGAGACTCGTGACAAGTGCCAAGAAGAGAGCTTTGCCCATCTCGATGCAAAGGAAGCCTTGAGTAATTCTATCTCGGATGTTGTGAACAAACTTGCCCCCAAACCTTATGAAAGCTATAGCAGGGTTGAGGACCTGGAAGGCAGAAGTGTGTCCTTTAGTGGATATGAGGAGGATTCTGAAGAggagtcagaggaggaggaggagtcagagGGTTTGCAGGAGAGCACAGATAAGTCTTCCAGTTGGTGGCAAAATGATAGCAAAACAGGAGACATTCAGGACACCCAGAATGATTTTGCTGCAGAAGATTCATTTGAAATAGTTTTTGAGAAACCCAAAGCAAAGCCAAGTGAGAGAAATGATGGCTGCACAAGTAATAAAAGTGACTCTGAAGACGCTAGCATGCAGATTAGAAACAATGCTAGTGAATTAGAGGACAGTCTCAATCAGTCAATAGTTTTTGAAGATTCAGGGTGTGATAATGAGAACAGTTTATCTGTACACAGTACTTTATTTGATGATAAAAGCTCTAGTCAAGAAAGAAGTAGCCAGAGCAAGGGCAAGGAAAgccacaaaattcacaaaaagctgcagaagaggaaaagattaCAGAGCCATCCAGTAGGGAGTGATACAAAGGAAACAAGTGAAAGACCAAGAACATTAAGCCTTCGAACAAGTATGGAGAAGTTAACATCCCATCCTAAAGAAGAGGCTGGTGTTCTCCGTAGCAGGACCTTCTTGTATATCCAGATGGAGCTTTGCCAGAGGGAAAGCCTGAAAGACTGGCTCTTGCAAaatgaaattagaaataaaaagacTATCTGTGATATGTTCAATGATATTGTGAAGGCTGTTGAATATGTCCATGATAATCAGCTTATGCATCGAGATCTGAAG ccTTCTAATATCTTCTTCTCACTTGATGGAAAGATAAAAATAGGAGACTTTGGTTTGGTAACCACTATTGCAGAGGACCTGCGAACCCCAGGGGTTGTTCAGCCAGGCTACATGGATAGGTTGCCTGATAGTCACCACACCCATCGTGTGGGGACTCAGCTGTACATGAGCCCAGAGCAA GTAATGGGCCAAGTTTATGATTACAAAGTAGACATATACTCCTTGGGACTCATATTCTTTGAGATGCTTGTGCCATTTTCCACTGGCATGGAGCGTCTGACAGTCATGACCCGCGTACGAGACGGAACGTTCCCAGATGGCTTCATAGAAAGTTATCCTGATGAG ACAGAATTACTGAAGCTCATGCTCTCTGCCAATCCGGATATGCGTCCCACAACAAGAGGCATCCGTGCTAGAAACCCTCTGAGACCACTCCAAGGCATCTCTGTTGATGACATCCAGCCTGAGGATCACTTCCATCTCTCTCGTCAGCGCTCCCTTGTACATTCCCAGTCATCTTCATACTCCATCGCTTCATCCACTTCATcagggagatga
- the LOC113830140 gene encoding eukaryotic translation initiation factor 2-alpha kinase isoform X1, translating to MTPWRRCIIRLLLAVLFLLFALLLNDVAAELELKSDHKFILDLSHELEDELSESERVSEEEDLEVFQQVPRQSESAIPSKWSSVESVDEVEGDLIVEDDPGNESEFINSENYEDLYGGPEYNELPHCQNDGPDEERPRPAVVVSTLDGRVTSLDALTGAVMWSRQTGGKNNDMLSSSMSKLEVTSRGEWVRLIPSLDGGIYRFDGDGVEALPVTAETLLHSSFKFNTDTVFTGGKSTEVWGMSANTGHLLYVCNTSGCNRQQTASKPIHVLVVRRVTQIVRAIDPQSGEERWNFSVGQHEVNLAGGGCEGMNRGEEEEELPALHFVVPDGIIMGMDEEGHLLWQQKLASPVVSAWRIQGSEIQQIDLFSTSSVPALCPESGQPYGENVEYDQDGDQQQPALYVGVHQKQLYIQQSVNMRKRVNSAIRIYASDLPIPAETSFPRVQWRPYLATALSRTPIVNYNRRKHPLLLNYDQKEENTAVAIAHQIDYPFDNGYYLYGESEGQLNLSRPLEAPAGMPEDEDETLMDEVAAQILHICFHIGPETWVKLVCGVACYALLHFLLLRYILVSMRRQVTQQTLNLVTQMLNLIIQNNPHILGLIHRMGVQLPQVAAPPVPPAPAPAPTEVPILTSNPTVESALPEKSEPQTPQFTSRYATDFEPMHCLGRGGFGVVFQVRNKLDENEYAVKRITLPAKESSAERVKREVRALAKLNHTNIVRYYNSWLESPPPGWQDESLTLLQSGSEALSMSPFSHGAEETRDKCQEESFAHLDAKEALSNSISDVVNKLAPKPYESYSRVEDLEGRSVSFSGYEEDSEEESEEEEESEGLQESTDKSSSWWQNDSKTGDIQDTQNDFAAEDSFEIVFEKPKAKPSERNDGCTSNKSDSEDASMQIRNNASELEDSLNQSIVFEDSGCDNENSLSVHSTLFDDKSSSQERSSQSKGKESHKIHKKLQKRKRLQSHPVGSDTKETSERPRTLSLRTSMEKLTSHPKEEAGVLRSRTFLYIQMELCQRESLKDWLLQNEIRNKKTICDMFNDIVKAVEYVHDNQLMHRDLKPSNIFFSLDGKIKIGDFGLVTTIAEDLRTPGVVQPGYMDRLPDSHHTHRVGTQLYMSPEQVMGQVYDYKVDIYSLGLIFFEMLVPFSTGMERLTVMTRVRDGTFPDGFIESYPDETELLKLMLSANPDMRPTTRGIRARNPLRPLQGISVDDIQPEDHFHLSRQRSLVHSQSSSYSIASSTSSGR from the exons ATGACTCCATGGCGACGTTGCATCATAAGACTCTTGCTGGCCGTGTTGTTCCTTCTGTTTGCGCTGTTGTTGAACGATGTCGCAGCAGAGCTCGAGCTGAAGAGCGATCACAAGTTCATCCTCGATCTCAGTCATGAACTCGAGGACGAGCTCTCGGAAAGCGAGAGGGTCTCCGAGGAAGAGGACCTGGAGGTCTTCCAGCAGGTGCCAAGGCAGAGTGAGAGTGCAATCCCGTCCAAGTGGTCGAGTGTGGAGAGTGTTGATGAGGTCGAGGGTGACCTTATAGTGGAGGATGACCCTGGTAATGAGTCAGAATTTATTAACTCAGAAAATTATGAGGATTTGTACGGAGGACCGGAATACAACGAACTCCCACATTGTCAGAATGATGGGCCCGACGAGGAGAGACCAAG aCCTGCGGTTGTTGTGAGCACCCTTGATGGTCGAGTAACCAGTTTAGATGCTTTGACAGGAGCAGTTATGTGGTCACGCCAGACAGgtggcaaaaataatgatatgctCTCTTCATCTATGTCAAAG TTGGAGGTGACTTCTCGTGGTGAGTGGGTGCGACTTATCCCCTCGCTGGATGGAGGAATTTACCGCTTTGATGGAGACGGGGTGGAGGCGCTTCCTGTCACAGCTGAGACCCTCCTGCACTCATCTTTCAAGTTCAACACTGATACAGTTTTCACAG GAGGAAAGTCAACTGAAGTCTGGGGAATGTCAGCAAACACTGGACACTTGTTATACGTATGTAATACTAGCGGATGTAATCGACAACAAACAGCATCAAAGCCTATACACGTGTTGGTTGTACGGCGAGTAACGCAGATTGTCAGGGCCATTGATCCACAGtctggagaggagag GTGGAACTTCAGTGTCGGTCAGCATGAGGTGAATCTTGCTGGTGGAGGCTGTGAGGGGATgaacagaggagaagaggaggaggagctccCAGCCCTTCATTTTGTTGTACCTGACGGCATCATAATGGGCATGGATGAAGAAGGGCATCTTCTGTGGCAGCAGAAG CTGGCATCACCTGTGGTCAGTGCATGGAGGATTCAAGGAAGTGAGATTCAGCAAATTGACTTGTTTAGCACAAGCAGTGTACCAGCTTTGTGTCCAGAATCAGGACAACCATATGGAGAAAATGTAGAG TATGACCAGGATGGGGATCAGCAACAACCTGCCTTGTACGTAGGGGTTCATCAGAAACAGCTGTATATACAACAGAGTGTCAACATGAGGAAGAGGGTCAACTCTGCAATCAGGATTTATGCATCTGATTTACCTATTCCAG cAGAGACATCATTCCCACGTGTTCAGTGGCGCCCTTACTTGGCAACAGCACTATCTCGTACCCCAATCGTTAATTATAACAGGCGGAAGCACCCACTGCTCCTCAACTATGACCAGAAAGAGGAGAATACTGCAGTTGCAATTGCACACCAAATAGACTATCCATTTG ATAATGGCTATTACCTCTATGGTGAAAGTGAGGGTCAGCTTAATCTGAGTCGGCCCTTAGAGGCTCCCGCAGGTATGccagaggatgaagatgaaaccCTTATGGATGAAGTGGCTGCGCAGATTCTTCATATATGTTTCCACATTGG GCCAGAAACTTGGGTGAAATTGGTTTGTGGTGTTGCTTGCTATGCCTTGCTTCACTTTCTTCTGTTGCGGTACATTCTAGTCAGCATGAGACGTCAAGTGACACAACAAACCCTCAATCTGGTTACGCAGATGCTGAATCTCATCATTCAGAATAATCCACAT ATCCTGGGATTAATTCACCGAATGGGAGTGCAGCTGCCACAGGTTGCTGCACCACCTGTGCCTCCTGCTCCAGCTCCAGCTCCTACTGAGGTTCCCATCTTGACAAGTAATCCTACAGTGGAATCAGCCTTGCCAGAGAAGAGTGAACCCCAGACACCCCAGTTTACCTCGAG GTATGCAACAGACTTTGAGCCCATGCACTGCCTGGGACGTGGCGGCTTTGGTGTAGTGTTTCAGGTCCGGAACAAGCTTGACGAGAATGAATATGCGGTGAAGAGGATAACATTACCAGCAAA GGAATCATCGGCAGAGAGAGTAAAGCGTGAAGTCCGTGCACTTGCCAAGTTAAACCACACCAATATTGTGCGTTATTACAACAGCTGGTTAGAATCGCCTCCTCCTGGTTGGCAAGATgagtctcttactctcttacagAGTGG ATCTGAAGCATTGTCCATGTCCCCTTTCTCTCATGGGGCAGAAGAGACTCGTGACAAGTGCCAAGAAGAGAGCTTTGCCCATCTCGATGCAAAGGAAGCCTTGAGTAATTCTATCTCGGATGTTGTGAACAAACTTGCCCCCAAACCTTATGAAAGCTATAGCAGGGTTGAGGACCTGGAAGGCAGAAGTGTGTCCTTTAGTGGATATGAGGAGGATTCTGAAGAggagtcagaggaggaggaggagtcagagGGTTTGCAGGAGAGCACAGATAAGTCTTCCAGTTGGTGGCAAAATGATAGCAAAACAGGAGACATTCAGGACACCCAGAATGATTTTGCTGCAGAAGATTCATTTGAAATAGTTTTTGAGAAACCCAAAGCAAAGCCAAGTGAGAGAAATGATGGCTGCACAAGTAATAAAAGTGACTCTGAAGACGCTAGCATGCAGATTAGAAACAATGCTAGTGAATTAGAGGACAGTCTCAATCAGTCAATAGTTTTTGAAGATTCAGGGTGTGATAATGAGAACAGTTTATCTGTACACAGTACTTTATTTGATGATAAAAGCTCTAGTCAAGAAAGAAGTAGCCAGAGCAAGGGCAAGGAAAgccacaaaattcacaaaaagctgcagaagaggaaaagattaCAGAGCCATCCAGTAGGGAGTGATACAAAGGAAACAAGTGAAAGACCAAGAACATTAAGCCTTCGAACAAGTATGGAGAAGTTAACATCCCATCCTAAAGAAGAGGCTGGTGTTCTCCGTAGCAGGACCTTCTTGTATATCCAGATGGAGCTTTGCCAGAGGGAAAGCCTGAAAGACTGGCTCTTGCAAaatgaaattagaaataaaaagacTATCTGTGATATGTTCAATGATATTGTGAAGGCTGTTGAATATGTCCATGATAATCAGCTTATGCATCGAGATCTGAAG ccTTCTAATATCTTCTTCTCACTTGATGGAAAGATAAAAATAGGAGACTTTGGTTTGGTAACCACTATTGCAGAGGACCTGCGAACCCCAGGGGTTGTTCAGCCAGGCTACATGGATAGGTTGCCTGATAGTCACCACACCCATCGTGTGGGGACTCAGCTGTACATGAGCCCAGAGCAA GTAATGGGCCAAGTTTATGATTACAAAGTAGACATATACTCCTTGGGACTCATATTCTTTGAGATGCTTGTGCCATTTTCCACTGGCATGGAGCGTCTGACAGTCATGACCCGCGTACGAGACGGAACGTTCCCAGATGGCTTCATAGAAAGTTATCCTGATGAG ACAGAATTACTGAAGCTCATGCTCTCTGCCAATCCGGATATGCGTCCCACAACAAGAGGCATCCGTGCTAGAAACCCTCTGAGACCACTCCAAGGCATCTCTGTTGATGACATCCAGCCTGAGGATCACTTCCATCTCTCTCGTCAGCGCTCCCTTGTACATTCCCAGTCATCTTCATACTCCATCGCTTCATCCACTTCATcagggagatga